A section of the Orenia marismortui DSM 5156 genome encodes:
- a CDS encoding permease, translating to MKVIKKYWLLILFSIFILFSFKFNYNTGIEIYNNFADFALTMIKFVPLVFLLIGLFEVWVDRETIERHLGQESGVLAFIWAILLSGTAVGGLYVAFPVAYSLYNKGARLAIIFTYLGAAAVARVPMTLFEISFLGLKFSMIRLIVSIPLIIISSIGLERYLNDKNYEIQAGAN from the coding sequence ATGAAGGTAATTAAGAAATATTGGCTACTAATATTATTTAGTATTTTTATTCTATTTAGTTTTAAATTTAATTATAATACAGGTATAGAAATTTATAATAATTTTGCTGATTTTGCCTTAACAATGATTAAATTTGTCCCTCTAGTATTTTTATTAATAGGATTGTTTGAAGTATGGGTTGATAGAGAAACTATTGAACGACATTTAGGTCAAGAGTCAGGGGTTTTGGCTTTTATTTGGGCAATTTTATTGTCAGGTACTGCTGTCGGCGGATTATATGTAGCTTTTCCAGTTGCTTATAGTCTATATAATAAAGGGGCTAGGTTAGCAATAATCTTTACTTATTTAGGTGCAGCAGCTGTTGCAAGAGTGCCTATGACCTTATTTGAAATTTCTTTTTTAGGCCTTAAATTTTCTATGATTAGACTGATAGTATCTATTCCTTTGATAATTATTAGTAGTATTGGATTGGAAAGATATTTAAATGATAAGAATTATGAGATTCAAGCTGGAGCAAACTAG
- a CDS encoding permease: MLYQISIFIIAILFLLDRDKTIKGLKLGFKKLTKNLAVFLNMIILVAISLYFISDELIINYLGNGNYLLSLVFAILVGSISFMPGFIAFPLAGVLLDKGVSYTVLASFTTTMMMVGILTYPIEKEFFGHKVAITRNLVGLVIALIVSAIVAMVYGEVKLI, encoded by the coding sequence ATGTTATATCAAATATCTATCTTTATAATAGCTATCTTGTTTTTGCTTGATAGAGATAAGACCATTAAGGGGTTGAAGTTGGGTTTCAAAAAATTAACAAAGAATTTGGCAGTTTTTTTAAATATGATAATCTTGGTAGCTATCTCGCTTTATTTTATTTCTGATGAATTAATTATTAATTATTTAGGAAATGGTAATTATTTATTGAGTTTAGTCTTTGCTATTTTAGTGGGTAGTATATCTTTTATGCCAGGGTTTATAGCTTTCCCTTTGGCAGGGGTTTTATTGGATAAAGGGGTCAGTTATACAGTTTTGGCTTCTTTTACAACTACAATGATGATGGTAGGAATTTTAACTTATCCAATTGAAAAGGAGTTTTTTGGTCATAAGGTAGCAATTACTAGAAATTTAGTTGGTCTGGTAATAGCTTTGATTGTTTCAGCAATAGTAGCTATGGTATATGGAGAGGTGAAGTTAATATGA
- a CDS encoding TetR/AcrR family transcriptional regulator — translation MNKRELIRRTAIEIIAEEGYYNTKVQIIAEQAEIAVGTVYNYFSNKEEILNYIFKVEFDKRLDILKRLKVEAISFKEKLNLFLEEHFQELETNPATTSVLVQESQLPRKHSLKAVDDFINELPELLAEMIESAKKKKEIRDVNSSLIANAIFYTIRGMASKVVLNENYNFDQTKEELMNLLWCGVKN, via the coding sequence ATGAATAAAAGAGAATTAATTAGAAGAACTGCTATTGAAATTATTGCAGAAGAAGGCTATTACAATACTAAAGTACAAATAATTGCTGAGCAAGCAGAGATAGCTGTAGGTACTGTATATAATTATTTTTCTAATAAAGAGGAGATATTAAATTATATTTTTAAAGTTGAATTTGATAAAAGGTTGGATATTTTAAAGAGATTAAAAGTTGAAGCCATTTCTTTTAAAGAGAAATTAAATCTTTTTTTAGAAGAACATTTTCAAGAATTAGAGACTAATCCTGCTACAACTTCAGTTTTGGTTCAGGAAAGTCAACTGCCCAGGAAGCATAGCTTAAAAGCAGTTGATGACTTTATCAATGAGCTACCAGAATTATTGGCTGAAATGATTGAAAGTGCTAAAAAGAAGAAAGAGATTAGAGATGTAAATTCTAGTTTGATAGCAAATGCAATCTTCTATACTATTCGAGGTATGGCTAGCAAGGTTGTACTTAATGAAAACTATAATTTTGATCAAACAAAAGAGGAATTAATGAATTTACTATGGTGTGGAGTTAAAAATTAA
- a CDS encoding DUF134 domain-containing protein, with product MVRPTKERRVEYIPKINFFKPAGVPKRDLIKVTLTIEEVEAIRLKDLEGLNQSEAAERMEVSRPTFQRVLTTARSKVAEALIEGKAIKFEGGDYRLAKYSCGKCGKKFSPGHRRRKRLSQEECPDCRE from the coding sequence ATGGTTAGACCAACTAAAGAAAGAAGAGTAGAATATATCCCAAAAATTAACTTTTTTAAACCAGCTGGTGTTCCTAAAAGGGACTTGATTAAAGTTACTTTAACTATTGAAGAGGTGGAAGCAATTCGCTTAAAAGATTTAGAAGGACTAAATCAAAGTGAAGCTGCAGAAAGAATGGAGGTTTCTCGTCCTACCTTTCAGCGTGTTTTAACTACAGCTCGTTCTAAAGTAGCTGAGGCTTTAATTGAAGGAAAAGCTATCAAATTTGAAGGTGGAGATTATCGTTTAGCCAAATATAGTTGTGGTAAATGTGGGAAGAAGTTCTCGCCAGGTCATAGAAGAAGGAAGAGATTAAGTCAGGAAGAATGTCCCGATTGTAGAGAATAA
- a CDS encoding DUF5320 domain-containing protein translates to MPRGDGSGPEGLGSMTGRGLGYCVGYDRHGCANQGFLGRNRAYGFRGGRSTRFGRGYPEGRRMRVVRGEDEINYLEAEAKALKEELKIIEDNLKSLKED, encoded by the coding sequence ATGCCTAGAGGAGATGGAAGCGGTCCTGAAGGTTTAGGATCAATGACTGGTAGAGGTCTTGGTTATTGTGTTGGTTATGATCGTCATGGGTGTGCTAATCAGGGATTCTTAGGTAGAAATAGAGCTTATGGTTTTAGAGGAGGTAGATCTACAAGATTTGGTAGAGGATATCCTGAAGGTAGAAGAATGAGAGTAGTTAGAGGAGAAGATGAGATTAATTATTTAGAAGCAGAAGCAAAAGCTTTAAAGGAAGAATTAAAAATTATTGAAGATAATCTTAAAAGTTTAAAGGAAGATTAA
- a CDS encoding MFS transporter, whose product MKNNKVERFYLREVITVALLHLLHDIFGSFLSPVLPLLIDRFDLSYFQVSLLNIIRKLPSIFSLVIASFINNIDRRYINYLIIVAPMTMIILMSLLGVLSSYMMLLFLLFITGITSAIFHIFTPPIIKELSGDKVGRGISIYQLGGEAARSLGPLVILSVISVWGLEGSYRLISVGLVCALFFYSKIKNIKLDNIFNKEEGEEDKSSLFSLIEGHFSFILKIGIIRFFWSLIKISLTLFLPTYLKATKGVSLWLAGGALTIVQISGAIGTYLGGSISDKIGRSKMILISLICTSIAMLGFTLSSGIYLFIFLVILGFFIYSINPVILTLVQEADSKPIVIINGFYKTISFISTALATLIIGQGADLYGLNTMYRIMPLLLLISIPVILKLANKK is encoded by the coding sequence ATGAAAAATAATAAAGTTGAAAGGTTTTATTTAAGAGAGGTTATTACGGTTGCTTTGCTTCATTTATTACATGATATATTTGGGTCATTTTTATCACCAGTATTACCTTTACTGATAGATCGCTTTGATTTGAGTTATTTTCAAGTTAGCTTACTAAATATTATTAGGAAGTTACCTTCTATATTTAGTTTAGTTATTGCTTCATTTATTAATAACATTGATAGAAGATATATAAATTATCTTATTATAGTAGCTCCTATGACTATGATTATTTTAATGAGTTTATTAGGTGTACTTTCTTCATATATGATGTTATTATTTTTACTTTTTATTACTGGCATTACTTCAGCAATCTTTCACATTTTTACTCCACCAATAATTAAAGAGTTGAGTGGAGATAAAGTAGGTAGGGGCATAAGTATTTATCAATTAGGAGGAGAGGCTGCTCGTTCTTTGGGACCTTTAGTAATACTAAGTGTTATATCAGTTTGGGGATTAGAGGGAAGTTATAGGTTAATTTCTGTAGGATTAGTTTGTGCTTTGTTTTTTTATAGCAAGATTAAAAATATTAAGCTAGATAATATATTCAACAAAGAAGAAGGGGAAGAAGATAAATCATCATTATTTTCACTTATAGAAGGGCATTTTTCTTTTATCCTAAAGATAGGCATTATCAGGTTTTTTTGGAGTTTAATTAAGATATCCTTAACATTGTTTTTACCTACTTATTTAAAGGCTACTAAAGGGGTATCCTTGTGGTTAGCAGGTGGGGCATTAACTATTGTACAAATCTCTGGAGCAATAGGTACTTATCTAGGGGGATCAATATCTGATAAAATTGGACGTTCGAAGATGATTTTGATTTCTTTAATCTGTACTTCAATTGCTATGTTAGGGTTTACTTTATCATCTGGAATATATCTCTTTATATTTCTTGTTATTTTGGGATTCTTTATTTATTCAATTAATCCTGTAATACTTACATTAGTTCAAGAGGCCGACTCAAAACCGATAGTAATTATCAATGGATTTTATAAGACAATTAGTTTTATAAGTACAGCTTTAGCTACTTTAATTATTGGACAAGGGGCTGATTTATATGGACTGAATACAATGTATAGAATTATGCCCTTATTATTATTAATTTCTATACCTGTGATTTTAAAGTTAGCAAATAAAAAATAG